One Dictyoglomus thermophilum H-6-12 DNA window includes the following coding sequences:
- a CDS encoding glycosyl hydrolase, giving the protein MRISKFEEKKIDLYSREIRILEAEFKIESFGYYDFYLNYEPIENFSKSYVFINNLAYGEVQFYEGKNYSYLGELKLKPEKYTFQIAFPYEDFKINFLEIKEKDQSNSKIKNFKIRNNLSDNAKRILEFFQKIYANYIIAGQHTNTSAGPEIAYIEYITGEKPALRGFDLLSYTPATKTQEMTPHAIIEIEGNKGSIEKALEWGRDFGGIVTFCWHWYAPLGGKDKTFYTINTDFDLEKALIEGTEENKALLRDIYMIGEKLSIFRGLDLPILWRPLHEADGRWFWWGAKGPENYKKLYHLLYEILTEKFKLNNLIWIWNAPHPDWEIEEDLYDIAGIDNYVPPGNHGPMKFSYDLLLKLTDYRKLVALTENGPIPDPDLLFEYEAYFLWFMPWFGDFVFNESFNSKEHLKKVYNHEKVITLNKLRKLFSMR; this is encoded by the coding sequence ATGAGAATATCAAAATTTGAAGAAAAAAAGATAGATCTCTACTCAAGAGAGATAAGAATATTAGAAGCAGAATTCAAAATTGAAAGTTTTGGATATTATGACTTTTACTTAAATTATGAACCCATAGAAAATTTTTCAAAAAGCTATGTTTTTATAAACAATTTAGCTTATGGAGAGGTACAATTTTACGAGGGAAAGAATTATTCATACCTGGGAGAATTAAAATTAAAACCTGAAAAATATACATTTCAAATTGCATTTCCCTACGAGGATTTCAAAATAAATTTTCTTGAAATTAAAGAGAAAGATCAATCAAATTCTAAAATTAAAAATTTTAAGATAAGGAACAACCTTTCGGATAATGCTAAAAGAATACTAGAATTTTTTCAAAAAATCTATGCCAATTATATAATCGCAGGACAACATACAAATACATCAGCAGGTCCAGAAATAGCCTATATAGAATATATCACAGGAGAAAAACCAGCCCTTCGTGGATTTGACCTATTAAGTTATACTCCAGCCACAAAAACTCAAGAAATGACACCCCATGCCATCATTGAAATTGAAGGGAATAAGGGATCTATAGAAAAAGCATTAGAATGGGGAAGAGATTTTGGTGGTATCGTAACATTCTGCTGGCACTGGTACGCTCCTTTAGGAGGAAAAGACAAAACTTTCTATACCATAAACACCGATTTTGATTTAGAAAAAGCCCTTATAGAAGGTACAGAGGAAAACAAAGCCCTTTTAAGAGATATTTATATGATTGGAGAAAAACTTTCCATATTTAGAGGTCTTGACCTTCCAATCCTATGGAGACCTCTTCATGAAGCAGATGGAAGGTGGTTTTGGTGGGGTGCAAAAGGTCCAGAAAATTATAAAAAACTATACCATCTTCTTTATGAGATTCTCACTGAGAAATTTAAGTTAAATAACCTAATATGGATATGGAATGCTCCCCACCCTGATTGGGAAATTGAAGAAGACTTATATGATATAGCAGGCATCGATAACTATGTACCTCCTGGAAATCATGGTCCTATGAAATTCTCCTATGATCTATTGCTAAAACTCACTGACTATAGAAAATTGGTAGCTTTAACAGAAAATGGACCTATACCTGACCCTGATCTACTTTTTGAATATGAAGCCTATTTCCTTTGGTTTATGCCCTGGTTTGGAGATTTCGTCTTCAATGAAAGCTTCAATTCAAAAGAACACTTGAAAAAAGTCTATAATCATGAAAAGGTAATAACTTTGAATAAATTAAGAAAACTTTTTAGCATGAGATAA
- a CDS encoding GntR family transcriptional regulator has product MIIEFDEKVPIYLQIMDFIKKEIVKGNLKGGDKLPSVRELAEMLKVNPNTVQKAYQELEREGITYTLRGTGSFVTEDERKIEALKKQMAISILEKFYKDMKDIGFSDDDIVNLLQSYIKEGK; this is encoded by the coding sequence ATGATAATAGAATTTGACGAGAAAGTTCCAATTTATCTTCAAATAATGGATTTTATAAAGAAGGAGATAGTAAAGGGAAATCTTAAAGGGGGTGATAAATTGCCATCGGTGAGGGAACTTGCAGAGATGTTGAAGGTAAATCCCAACACTGTTCAAAAAGCGTATCAGGAGCTTGAAAGGGAAGGGATAACTTACACTTTGAGAGGAACTGGTTCTTTTGTAACTGAGGACGAGAGGAAAATAGAAGCCCTCAAAAAACAAATGGCAATAAGTATTTTAGAGAAATTTTACAAAGATATGAAGGATATAGGTTTTAGTGATGATGATATTGTTAATTTACTTCAAAGTTATATAAAGGAGGGGAAGTAA
- a CDS encoding ABC transporter ATP-binding protein, which yields MGILEVSNLYKDYGKKLALKNINLSFDLGQIVGLYGPNGSGKTTFLKIIAGLLRPSKGKVILDGREIGVYTKSIVAYLPDRNILPLWMKVRDARNFYKDFFDFDEARFKSLLEFFELREELNLRELSKGDLEKILLSLTLSRKAKVYLLDEPLGGMDPSTRDKVITSILRSYHEESLMIIATHLIGEIENITERTIFIHNGELVLDDNTEKIREEKGVSINELFKKMF from the coding sequence ATGGGAATTCTTGAGGTTTCAAATCTTTATAAGGACTATGGCAAAAAACTTGCCCTGAAAAATATTAATCTTTCTTTTGATCTTGGACAGATAGTGGGACTTTATGGGCCTAATGGAAGTGGAAAGACTACATTTTTAAAGATTATTGCGGGGCTTTTGAGACCTTCAAAGGGGAAGGTAATATTAGATGGAAGAGAGATTGGGGTTTATACGAAAAGTATAGTTGCATATCTTCCTGATAGGAATATTCTTCCTCTATGGATGAAGGTAAGAGATGCTCGTAATTTTTATAAGGATTTTTTTGATTTTGATGAGGCAAGATTTAAAAGTCTTCTTGAGTTTTTTGAATTAAGAGAAGAGCTTAATTTGAGGGAACTTTCCAAGGGAGATTTGGAAAAGATACTCTTAAGCCTTACTCTTTCGAGGAAAGCTAAGGTATACCTTTTGGATGAGCCTTTAGGAGGTATGGATCCATCTACGAGAGACAAGGTAATTACAAGTATTTTAAGGAGTTACCATGAGGAGAGCTTAATGATTATAGCTACGCATCTTATAGGTGAAATTGAGAATATTACTGAAAGAACTATTTTTATCCATAATGGAGAGCTTGTTCTCGATGATAATACGGAGAAAATTAGGGAAGAAAAAGGTGTTTCGATAAACGAGTTATTTAAAAAAATGTTTTAA
- a CDS encoding ABC transporter ATP-binding protein has product MIKVENLYKYYPMGKEKYPALKNINLSINKGEFVAIIGPSGSGKSTLLNIIGGLDKPSEGKVYVDGQDIFKLNDARISKYRNEKIGFVFQFFYLEPTYTVLENVMLPLIFSKSNSRELKAKEAIEKVGLTHKIGNKGNELSGGERQRVAIARAIVNNPSILLCDEPTGNLDSKTGISIMNLLKALNKEGKTIVLVTHNLEYLSFVDRVIKIKDGELEVN; this is encoded by the coding sequence GTGATAAAAGTAGAGAATCTTTACAAGTATTATCCTATGGGTAAGGAAAAATATCCTGCCCTAAAAAATATTAATCTTTCTATTAATAAAGGAGAGTTTGTAGCAATTATTGGACCTTCGGGATCAGGAAAATCTACTTTACTCAATATTATTGGAGGACTTGATAAACCATCCGAGGGAAAAGTATATGTGGATGGGCAAGATATTTTTAAATTAAATGATGCAAGAATTTCAAAGTATAGAAATGAAAAGATAGGTTTTGTCTTTCAGTTTTTCTATTTAGAGCCCACTTATACTGTATTAGAAAATGTCATGCTTCCTCTAATTTTTTCAAAAAGCAATAGTAGAGAATTAAAAGCAAAGGAAGCTATTGAAAAAGTTGGATTAACTCATAAGATAGGAAACAAGGGTAATGAACTTTCGGGTGGAGAAAGGCAAAGGGTTGCGATTGCAAGGGCTATAGTTAACAATCCTTCAATTTTACTCTGCGATGAACCTACAGGAAATTTAGATTCTAAAACAGGGATTTCTATAATGAACCTTCTTAAGGCTCTCAATAAAGAGGGAAAAACAATAGTGCTTGTTACCCATAATTTAGAATATTTGAGTTTTGTAGATAGAGTAATAAAGATAAAAGATGGGGAGTTGGAGGTGAATTAG
- a CDS encoding ABC transporter permease: MKIFDFIKLSFKNLKKRRLRMILNMLAIGIGTTLIMVMLGFGFGTQNYLIEEIKKYDMFNEISVVPFKKSDNVKIGTSTGEITEKRELNKKITKDDVRAFKNIKGVSAVRATVEVVFNEIRMNGKNLKFVTGLGYDRDFDLWFDNGKDKRIILGREISGKDSKEVLIGEKLFEIMKIKNYKELLDKEVELIVVNPNMPNLPLKEKVKIVGIINGKSIFSDVIVMPLDLAIKFKEYYLGDENYFEKYGYEAVYVRAESFREVKDIAKKIKDMGFTATTFQEALDDLNKYFRIFQGILGGFGAIVLFVAGLGVMNTMIMAVYERVKFIGLLRALGASQKDVRNLFLVESGCLGFLGGLLGVFIGSGFNYLLNLFINKALIKDSSKFVRIFSVSPSLILGVILFSIILSCMAGFYPARRASKLDPVEALRYE; encoded by the coding sequence ATGAAGATCTTTGATTTTATAAAACTTTCCTTTAAGAATTTAAAGAAAAGAAGATTAAGAATGATCTTAAATATGCTTGCTATTGGTATTGGTACTACTTTAATTATGGTTATGTTAGGCTTTGGTTTTGGTACGCAGAATTATTTAATTGAGGAGATTAAAAAATATGATATGTTCAATGAGATAAGTGTTGTTCCTTTTAAGAAGAGTGATAATGTTAAGATAGGAACTAGTACGGGAGAGATAACAGAAAAGAGAGAATTAAACAAGAAAATAACTAAGGATGATGTGAGGGCCTTTAAGAATATAAAAGGGGTTTCTGCAGTAAGAGCTACAGTTGAAGTGGTTTTCAATGAAATTAGAATGAATGGTAAGAACCTTAAGTTTGTAACTGGGTTAGGATATGATAGGGATTTTGATCTTTGGTTTGATAATGGAAAGGACAAGAGAATAATTTTAGGTAGAGAAATTTCAGGGAAAGATTCCAAAGAGGTGCTAATAGGAGAAAAATTGTTTGAAATTATGAAAATTAAGAATTATAAAGAGCTATTAGATAAAGAGGTAGAATTAATTGTGGTAAATCCAAATATGCCAAATTTGCCTTTAAAGGAGAAGGTAAAAATTGTAGGTATCATAAATGGGAAATCTATATTTTCTGATGTTATAGTCATGCCTTTAGATCTTGCCATTAAATTTAAAGAGTATTATCTGGGGGATGAAAATTATTTTGAAAAATATGGATATGAGGCTGTTTATGTTAGAGCAGAGTCTTTTAGAGAGGTAAAGGATATAGCTAAGAAGATCAAAGATATGGGATTTACTGCAACTACTTTTCAGGAAGCCTTAGATGATTTGAATAAATATTTTAGAATTTTTCAGGGAATATTAGGGGGCTTTGGAGCAATAGTTTTATTTGTAGCAGGGCTTGGGGTTATGAATACAATGATAATGGCAGTTTATGAAAGAGTTAAATTTATAGGACTATTAAGGGCATTGGGAGCCTCTCAAAAAGATGTGAGGAATTTATTCTTAGTAGAATCAGGGTGTCTTGGTTTCTTAGGAGGATTATTGGGGGTTTTCATAGGTTCTGGATTTAACTATCTACTAAATCTTTTCATAAATAAGGCTTTAATTAAAGATTCTTCTAAATTTGTAAGAATCTTCTCTGTTTCGCCCTCTCTAATATTAGGAGTGATACTTTTCTCTATAATTCTTTCTTGTATGGCTGGATTTTATCCTGCAAGAAGAGCCTCAAAACTTGATCCTGTAGAGGCTTTAAGATATGAGTAA
- a CDS encoding zinc-dependent alcohol dehydrogenase, whose amino-acid sequence MKTKAIVFAGPFQIEIKDFELRELREGEVLVKTIYTGVSPGTELRVLSGKQVGGEFPLIPGYENVGKIVKVGKGVKDLKEGMIVFSSGTRFTGPYNRVWGGQVEYSIVGEEEVIIVPEDLDPLYAVFTKTCAIALHGVKRARVSGKDKVAIVGQGLIGHLALQMSKINGAYVIAIDVVEERLKNSILAGADYGINAKEKDVYEEVMKITNGGVDVAIDVTGVASTVNNTANLIRPRPYVSKSSQDPDPPVGRLLILGSYTDPICFNYHPTLFDHEIDIIVSRDCTYFDLLEAIDLIRNKKVNFNAIDFETFDFQSAEKGYQKLMNKEITKAIFKWE is encoded by the coding sequence ATGAAAACAAAAGCGATAGTCTTTGCAGGACCTTTTCAAATTGAAATAAAGGATTTTGAATTGAGGGAACTAAGAGAGGGGGAGGTTTTGGTCAAAACCATTTATACAGGAGTGAGTCCGGGTACAGAACTTAGAGTTCTCTCTGGAAAACAGGTAGGAGGAGAATTTCCCCTTATTCCAGGGTATGAAAATGTGGGTAAGATTGTTAAAGTGGGAAAGGGAGTTAAAGATTTAAAAGAAGGAATGATTGTGTTTTCTTCGGGAACTCGCTTCACAGGTCCTTATAATAGGGTTTGGGGAGGACAGGTGGAGTATTCAATTGTTGGAGAGGAAGAGGTAATTATTGTGCCTGAGGATTTAGATCCTCTTTATGCTGTATTCACTAAAACTTGCGCTATTGCTTTGCATGGAGTAAAAAGAGCAAGGGTTTCTGGTAAAGATAAAGTAGCAATAGTAGGACAAGGACTTATTGGGCATTTAGCACTACAGATGTCAAAAATAAATGGAGCATATGTTATTGCTATTGATGTGGTAGAGGAAAGGCTTAAGAATTCTATATTGGCAGGAGCGGATTATGGGATAAATGCAAAGGAAAAGGATGTGTATGAAGAGGTTATGAAGATTACTAATGGTGGTGTGGATGTGGCTATTGATGTCACAGGAGTTGCGAGTACTGTGAATAACACGGCAAATCTTATAAGACCGAGACCTTATGTTTCAAAATCTTCTCAAGATCCTGATCCACCTGTTGGTAGGCTCCTCATTCTTGGTTCTTACACTGATCCGATTTGTTTTAACTATCATCCGACTCTTTTTGATCATGAGATTGATATTATAGTTTCTAGGGATTGTACTTACTTTGATTTATTAGAGGCTATAGACCTTATTCGGAATAAAAAAGTTAATTTTAATGCTATAGATTTTGAGACATTTGATTTTCAGAGTGCGGAGAAAGGATATCAAAAATTAATGAATAAAGAAATAACTAAGGCAATATTCAAGTGGGAATAG
- a CDS encoding carboxypeptidase-like regulatory domain-containing protein, with translation MKKLILFSLILIVLGIFLSGCTPTTSTNPGEVNVDLGNSTLKGVVNYFDKPINQSANIKVTLIAESEDSPVNLNSYYVITGNNGFYEFKNIPSGTYLLIAQDVNKNYQPANIILTIGENETKTAETMILTKVIKHVIIFRESGSAWNEAGIPETVIGDILSSIGMTQGTGQNQYEYRTLTGENPNLSFNMGDLIIVEGDQPQAFYDIYTTNKTIFDNFVYNGGTIFWIACDMGWASGNFTSTLPGGVTWRDSYDSYNDIVYFEHPITKNFPTQLYGNYASHGGFDNLNSTNIANLMIYVKETTGDGSIQYPTYVEYRYNMGRVLATTSPLEWYVVNGNMSIPEGYSTTYKDLFKLMLVRSIKYIMNLEVSPDIPPSVESVYDQKIKLNLNSHK, from the coding sequence ATGAAAAAACTGATTCTTTTTTCCCTAATATTAATTGTATTAGGTATTTTCCTCTCTGGATGTACCCCAACAACTTCCACAAATCCTGGAGAAGTCAATGTAGACTTAGGAAATAGTACTTTAAAAGGGGTAGTAAACTACTTTGATAAACCAATTAATCAAAGTGCAAACATCAAAGTTACACTAATTGCAGAAAGTGAAGACTCACCTGTAAACCTAAATTCTTACTACGTCATCACTGGCAACAATGGATTTTATGAATTTAAAAACATCCCCTCGGGCACATATTTACTTATAGCCCAAGATGTTAACAAAAACTATCAGCCCGCAAATATAATCCTCACCATAGGAGAAAATGAAACAAAAACTGCCGAAACAATGATTTTAACAAAGGTAATAAAACACGTAATAATTTTCAGAGAAAGTGGATCTGCCTGGAATGAGGCAGGTATACCTGAAACCGTTATAGGAGACATTCTATCCTCTATTGGCATGACTCAGGGAACAGGACAAAATCAATATGAGTATAGAACTTTAACCGGAGAAAATCCCAATTTAAGCTTTAATATGGGAGATTTAATAATAGTAGAGGGAGATCAGCCTCAGGCTTTCTATGACATATATACTACTAATAAAACTATTTTCGATAATTTTGTATACAACGGTGGAACTATATTCTGGATAGCTTGTGATATGGGATGGGCATCTGGAAACTTTACCTCAACCCTTCCTGGAGGAGTAACCTGGAGAGATAGTTATGACTCTTACAACGACATCGTATATTTTGAACACCCTATAACTAAGAATTTCCCAACTCAGCTTTATGGAAACTATGCCAGCCATGGTGGTTTTGATAATCTTAATTCAACAAATATAGCTAATCTTATGATATATGTGAAGGAAACCACTGGAGATGGTAGCATCCAATACCCAACCTATGTGGAATATAGATACAATATGGGAAGAGTTTTAGCTACCACATCCCCATTAGAGTGGTATGTCGTAAATGGAAATATGTCAATACCTGAAGGTTATAGTACTACATATAAAGATCTTTTTAAATTAATGCTTGTAAGATCCATAAAATATATTATGAATTTAGAAGTAAGTCCTGACATTCCACCCTCTGTAGAATCGGTTTATGATCAAAAAATAAAGCTTAATTTAAACTCTCATAAGTAA
- a CDS encoding GTPase, translating to MPANLPPQYFEAEKKFREAKTIEDKIQALKEMLAILPKHKGTDKMKADLRRKLSQLMEEAEKRAKKGGGRSLDYIEKEGAGQVLLVGPPNTGKSKFFTLLTGVNSLVAEYPFTTMDPIVGMLPYENIQIQLIDLPPLWEESEGWMYNLIRNADLIVLFLSMDLDSIVDEYLKIRELLERKKIKLVRDNPNRDPYSPIKENRGIVVLNKIDIFTPEERRDEIEIIEKDLNVFYVSAEEGINMEDIKRHMFDALHIVRVYTKKPGYPPDLSRPYILEKGSKVLDVAEMVHKDIAKNMKFAKLYTKDGSVKGLPVEKNYEVKDEDILEFHI from the coding sequence ATGCCTGCCAATTTGCCACCTCAATATTTTGAAGCAGAGAAAAAGTTCAGAGAGGCAAAGACTATAGAGGATAAAATTCAGGCATTAAAAGAGATGCTAGCTATACTGCCAAAACATAAAGGAACGGATAAGATGAAGGCAGATTTAAGAAGAAAGCTCTCTCAATTGATGGAAGAAGCGGAAAAGAGAGCTAAGAAAGGGGGAGGAAGGAGTCTTGATTATATTGAAAAGGAAGGGGCAGGACAAGTACTTTTAGTAGGTCCTCCTAATACTGGGAAATCTAAATTTTTTACCCTCCTTACGGGAGTAAATAGCTTGGTAGCTGAGTATCCTTTTACCACCATGGATCCTATAGTTGGTATGTTACCTTATGAGAATATTCAAATTCAACTTATAGATCTTCCTCCTCTTTGGGAAGAATCTGAAGGATGGATGTATAACTTGATAAGAAATGCAGATTTAATAGTTTTGTTTTTAAGCATGGATCTTGATTCCATAGTAGATGAATATCTTAAGATAAGAGAGCTTTTAGAAAGAAAAAAGATAAAGCTTGTTAGAGATAATCCTAATAGAGATCCTTATTCTCCCATTAAGGAAAATAGGGGTATTGTTGTTTTGAATAAGATAGATATTTTTACTCCTGAGGAAAGAAGAGATGAGATAGAAATCATAGAGAAAGATCTTAATGTCTTTTATGTATCCGCTGAGGAAGGTATTAACATGGAAGATATTAAGAGGCATATGTTTGATGCTCTTCATATAGTAAGGGTTTATACAAAAAAGCCTGGATATCCTCCTGATTTATCAAGACCTTATATTCTTGAAAAGGGTAGTAAGGTTTTGGATGTGGCAGAGATGGTCCACAAGGATATTGCTAAAAATATGAAGTTTGCGAAACTTTATACAAAAGACGGATCGGTAAAGGGGCTTCCTGTGGAGAAGAATTATGAAGTGAAGGATGAAGATATTTTAGAATTTCATATTTAA
- a CDS encoding Gfo/Idh/MocA family protein: MRWGVVGTGRIVRNRFLPALEQIPEAKLTAIVTTNPKKAKDLSERYGAKIYTNLEDIEDADVVYIATPNKFHKEQTIICAKKRINVLCEKPMAINVREAEEIIEECESNKVVLGVANMGRFNPFNIGAKKLIDENIIGKIGVIKASFSFVNTEKSGWRYSLELAGGGSIMDIGVHVINTLHFWFPNNRIKEIVAINEGYGYEVEENAGAVARFDNGMITLLDASYNTMLSVSFEIRGDKGILYVLDTLYQDYDGKVILRNFNNYTFYTFYGENQYVAEIKDMERAIKEGKKPATSGLDALEDMRVIEGWYKSAMENKLIFL; this comes from the coding sequence ATGAGATGGGGAGTAGTGGGTACCGGAAGGATTGTGAGAAATAGGTTTTTGCCTGCTTTGGAACAGATTCCTGAGGCTAAACTTACTGCTATTGTAACTACTAATCCAAAGAAAGCAAAGGATCTTAGTGAAAGATATGGAGCAAAAATTTACACTAATTTAGAGGATATAGAGGATGCGGATGTAGTTTATATTGCAACACCAAATAAATTTCACAAAGAGCAGACAATTATTTGTGCCAAAAAGAGGATTAATGTACTTTGTGAGAAGCCTATGGCAATTAATGTGAGAGAAGCGGAAGAAATCATTGAGGAGTGCGAAAGTAACAAGGTCGTTCTTGGAGTTGCTAATATGGGAAGATTCAATCCTTTTAACATTGGAGCTAAGAAGCTTATTGATGAGAATATTATAGGAAAGATTGGAGTTATAAAGGCAAGCTTTTCCTTTGTGAATACCGAAAAGTCTGGTTGGAGATATAGTTTAGAACTTGCTGGTGGAGGATCAATTATGGACATTGGGGTTCATGTTATAAATACTCTTCATTTTTGGTTTCCTAATAATAGGATTAAAGAGATCGTTGCCATTAACGAAGGTTATGGATATGAGGTAGAAGAGAATGCAGGTGCAGTAGCTCGTTTTGACAATGGTATGATAACACTTTTAGATGCAAGCTATAATACTATGCTTTCTGTTTCTTTTGAGATACGGGGAGACAAGGGAATTTTGTATGTTCTTGATACTTTATATCAGGATTATGATGGAAAGGTAATACTGAGAAACTTTAATAACTATACTTTTTATACTTTTTATGGGGAAAATCAATATGTAGCAGAGATAAAAGATATGGAGAGGGCTATAAAAGAGGGTAAAAAGCCTGCAACTTCTGGACTTGATGCTTTGGAGGATATGAGAGTGATAGAAGGATGGTATAAGTCAGCAATGGAGAATAAATTAATTTTCTTGTAA
- a CDS encoding MarR family winged helix-turn-helix transcriptional regulator, which yields MEKNNDLYGIFKEVIREHFIRREKLLSGLKLYRGQAPMLLLLSEKGGLTQKEIAEEMKIKPSTVAIMVRRMRKRGLVITQRDEKDRRFSKVYLTDEGRKFICKLKKIFKQLEEECFSNFSEEEREILKNYLERIRDNLKKFNEEKG from the coding sequence ATGGAAAAGAATAATGATTTATACGGAATATTTAAAGAGGTAATTAGAGAGCATTTTATAAGGAGAGAGAAACTTCTTAGTGGGCTAAAGCTTTATCGAGGACAAGCTCCAATGCTACTTCTTCTCTCGGAGAAGGGTGGATTAACTCAAAAAGAAATTGCAGAGGAGATGAAAATTAAACCATCTACCGTTGCCATAATGGTAAGGAGAATGAGAAAAAGAGGGTTGGTAATTACTCAAAGGGATGAAAAAGATAGAAGGTTTTCAAAGGTATATCTTACCGATGAGGGGCGAAAATTTATATGTAAATTAAAGAAAATATTTAAGCAACTTGAGGAGGAATGTTTTAGCAATTTTTCAGAGGAAGAAAGGGAGATTTTAAAGAATTATTTGGAAAGGATTAGAGATAATTTAAAGAAATTTAATGAGGAGAAAGGGTAA
- a CDS encoding ABC transporter ATP-binding protein: MKKLLKFLKPYTYAVVLAPLLMLVEVVCDLYQPTLLARIVDQGILKNNFQVIWNTGLIMIGIALIGMVGGIGCTVFASIASQNFGRDLRNELFKKVQKFSFHNIDKFKTSSLITRLTNDVVQLQTLVMMSLRIMVRAPLLFIGGIIMAISLNKNLSFIFLLSIPILILLFLFIMKKSFPLFSEVQKRIDYVNNVVRENLVGIRVVRAFRREDYEKERFRYANSALMNAVIKAIMLMIIAMPLFMLVMNLSILAVLWFGGLLVEKGNMQVGEVMAYINYMTQILFSLMMIGNILMFISRASASASRVVEVLDEKIDIEDKKDSDTRPIETGKVKFEHVYFSYSKDREPVLVDIDFEVKAGEIIGIIGTTGSGKSTLVNLIPRLYDVTSGRLLVDGRDVRSINLKVLRSAISMVPQDTILFSGTIKENICWGKEDATDEEVIKAAKLAQAHDFIINLPDGYDTVIGERGVTLSGGQKQRIAIARALIKNPKILILDDATSAVDFVTEQKIIKGLKEIMKNCTTFLIAQRVSTMMNADKIIILDKGRIVGFGTHYELLERNPIYQEIYKSQIDEEVVKHA; this comes from the coding sequence ATGAAAAAACTTTTGAAATTTTTAAAACCTTATACTTATGCAGTTGTTCTTGCTCCTCTTTTAATGCTCGTTGAGGTTGTGTGTGATCTTTACCAACCTACTTTGCTTGCAAGGATTGTGGATCAAGGTATTTTAAAGAATAATTTCCAAGTTATTTGGAATACAGGACTTATAATGATAGGTATTGCTTTGATAGGTATGGTTGGGGGAATTGGATGTACTGTATTTGCCTCTATTGCAAGTCAAAATTTTGGAAGAGATTTGAGAAATGAGCTATTCAAAAAAGTACAGAAATTCTCCTTTCATAATATTGATAAGTTTAAAACCTCATCTCTTATTACTCGTCTTACTAATGATGTGGTACAGCTTCAGACTCTTGTTATGATGTCCTTGAGAATAATGGTAAGAGCGCCTTTGCTTTTTATTGGTGGAATAATTATGGCTATATCTCTTAACAAAAATCTTTCTTTTATATTCTTGCTTTCAATTCCTATATTGATTTTACTCTTCTTATTTATTATGAAAAAGAGTTTTCCATTGTTCTCAGAGGTGCAAAAAAGAATTGACTATGTGAATAATGTGGTAAGAGAAAATTTAGTTGGAATAAGAGTTGTTAGGGCTTTCAGAAGAGAAGATTATGAAAAAGAAAGGTTTAGATATGCCAATTCTGCCTTAATGAATGCTGTTATAAAGGCTATTATGCTTATGATAATTGCTATGCCTCTGTTTATGTTGGTTATGAATCTTAGTATCCTTGCTGTACTATGGTTTGGAGGTCTTTTGGTGGAGAAGGGTAATATGCAGGTTGGAGAAGTAATGGCTTATATAAATTATATGACACAGATTCTTTTTTCTTTAATGATGATTGGCAATATTTTAATGTTTATTTCAAGGGCTTCTGCATCTGCTTCTAGGGTTGTAGAGGTACTCGATGAAAAAATTGATATTGAAGATAAGAAAGATAGTGATACAAGACCTATAGAGACTGGAAAGGTAAAATTTGAGCATGTATATTTTAGCTATTCTAAAGATAGAGAGCCTGTGCTTGTAGATATAGACTTTGAAGTAAAAGCTGGAGAGATCATAGGAATAATAGGAACAACTGGTTCAGGAAAATCTACTCTTGTAAATCTCATTCCTAGGCTTTACGACGTAACTTCTGGGAGGCTTCTTGTGGATGGAAGGGATGTAAGGAGTATAAATTTGAAGGTTTTAAGAAGTGCAATTTCTATGGTACCTCAGGATACTATCCTCTTTTCTGGAACCATAAAGGAGAATATCTGTTGGGGTAAGGAAGATGCTACTGATGAGGAGGTAATAAAGGCTGCAAAACTTGCTCAAGCCCATGATTTTATAATAAATCTTCCAGATGGTTATGACACAGTTATTGGTGAACGTGGAGTGACTCTTTCGGGAGGACAAAAACAAAGAATTGCTATTGCAAGGGCTCTTATAAAGAATCCTAAGATTCTGATTCTTGATGATGCTACTTCTGCAGTGGATTTTGTAACAGAGCAAAAGATTATAAAGGGATTGAAAGAGATTATGAAAAATTGTACTACTTTTTTAATTGCTCAAAGGGTGAGTACTATGATGAATGCTGATAAGATAATTATTCTTGATAAGGGAAGGATTGTTGGATTTGGAACTCATTATGAACTTTTGGAGAGAAATCCTATTTATCAAGAAATATATAAATCTCAGATAGATGAAGAGGTAGTGAAACATGCGTAG